TTTATCAGTTCCCATTGCTGTTTTCCGCACTTTCTTATTTTCCGGTGTTGCCGTGTATCCGCATAACAATATCTCGGAAACTCCAAAACATTCCGCCGTGCGAAAGATCGAACCGACATTAAAAGATGACCGCAGATTATCTAAAATCAGATAAAGCGGAATCTTCTTTTTTTCAGGTTTTTCTCCATCTTTCTGCAGGATCAGAAAATCGTTATCTTTCAGGTTTGATCCGATTTTGTGTTCCAATGGAACTGTTATGGATAAAAATTTTCTCAAATCCATTTGAATATTTATCAAACCTGAAATTTTAGTTAATTCTTCATTGTCCGAATAATTC
This window of the Candidatus Cloacimonadota bacterium genome carries:
- a CDS encoding TrmH family RNA methyltransferase, producing the protein NYSDNEELTKISGLINIQMDLRKFLSITVPLEHKIGSNLKDNDFLILQKDGEKPEKKKIPLYLILDNLRSSFNVGSIFRTAECFGVSEILLCGYTATPENKKVRKTAMGTDKIVKWKYFERTEKAIEFLKNRNIKIYALETTSNAKPINEIEIPKSIALIFGNEALGISKEILRLTDKIVQIPLSGWKNSLNVGVTAGICCYEVSRQWGK